The Pirellulales bacterium genome includes the window GTGGATTGCAGAATCGGTTCGCGCAAAGTCCACTTCTCACTTGGCTAGCGCCCGCACTGAACGTCTGTTGACCCGCCGAAGTATACCATTCGCCGAACCACTGCGGAAATGCCACTCGATCCGCGCCAGCGCCGATTAGGGAAGAGACAAACTCCTCTCCCTCTGGGAGAGGTTGGGTGAGGGGAACTTCGCGCGACGCGGCGCTGCCCCTCACCCCGGCCCTCTTCCAAAGAGAGAGGGAGAAGCGCGGGGCGGCGCGGCCGCGACTTACTGCAAAGGCCAGGAAGAGCAAGATCACCAGCACCACGATCGCGATCGCCACGGCGATTTTTCGCCAGGAGAGCGGGGCTTGTCCGGTGACTCGCCCCGTTTGGCCGTTCGCCAGAAACCGGAACACGCGGTCTTGATAGCGATAGGCCATGATCCAGACCGGAACGAGCATCGGCTGGCTGGTGAGATCGGTGATCCGCACGTTCACCTTGAGGTTCCGCGCCGAGCCGGGGACACTCGGTCGGCAGGCTGCCGCTTCGAGTTGCTCGAAACCTTGACTAGCCAGCGGCCGGGCATATTTCCGCGGCACGGTGAATCGCTCGTAGATGCTGTTGTTTAAGTCGATTTTGTCGGGTGGCACCGCCGGCGAAAGATCGAATGGGCACAGGGCCGCGGTTTCGCCGGGCGTGAGCGCGCCGCTC containing:
- a CDS encoding zinc ribbon domain-containing protein encodes the protein MPDILSKCVTCGAVLDEEDLFCPNCGAEAPSRDGGAAPAAHETTHNFVCKGCGASMSYDASAGTLRCPFCGSTELEKRPDAKEIAPERIVPFVVTQEQAIGAMRQWLGSSYWRPGDLSEQAAIVKMTPVYVPYWVFDGQTHTYWTADSSHTPAGARSSWYPITGQHEGTYQGLLVGASGALTPGETAALCPFDLSPAVPPDKIDLNNSIYERFTVPRKYARPLASQGFEQLEAAACRPSVPGSARNLKVNVRITDLTSQPMLVPVWIMAYRYQDRVFRFLANGQTGRVTGQAPLSWRKIAVAIAIVVLVILLFLAFAVSRGRAAPRFSLSLWKRAGVRGSAASREVPLTQPLPEGEEFVSSLIGAGADRVAFPQWFGEWYTSAGQQTFSAGASQVRSGLCANRFCNP